From Streptomyces sp. NBC_01460, a single genomic window includes:
- a CDS encoding flavin-containing monooxygenase, with amino-acid sequence MTHVDTTTTADEEGKTPAVQHVRVLIVGSGFSGIGLGRALKESRFTDFLILERLTDAGGVWHSNSYPGCRCDVPSHLYSFSFAPNPDWSSTYSPQPEIQAYLARCLDRFGLRPHLRTGIEVEEARWDEAEQLWHIHTSAGPWTAQVLVSAVGPLTEPKLPEVPGIDRFQGKIMHSARWDHDHDLAGERVASIGTGASAIQYVPEIADRVDTLYVFQRSAPWITPHDGRAITDAERERFRARPRRQRAERAKVYVAKELLVLGFAKRPKLMGMIERLARHHLERQVKDPSLRRALTPDFTLGCKRVVPSNAWYPALQKPNVELVPRALREIREHSVIDADGVEREVDTIVFGTGFHVTDIPFADKVRGRDGELMNAAWAGSPRAYLGVSVPGFPNFFMFLGPNSGLGHSSMVYMIEAQAEHVKNAVRALDVSGSTSIEVDRRAHDTYNDDLDRKLAKSVWELGGCRTFYQDANGRNATIYPDWTFRFRRQAVRWKPEAYHLAAGPRATDQQAAVTMDAS; translated from the coding sequence ATGACCCACGTGGACACCACCACGACGGCCGACGAGGAAGGGAAGACCCCCGCGGTCCAGCACGTGCGGGTCCTCATCGTCGGCAGCGGATTCTCCGGAATAGGACTGGGGCGCGCCCTGAAGGAGTCGCGGTTCACCGACTTCCTGATCCTCGAACGATTGACCGACGCCGGGGGAGTCTGGCACTCGAACAGCTACCCCGGCTGCAGGTGCGACGTACCGTCCCACCTGTACTCCTTCTCCTTCGCCCCGAATCCGGACTGGTCCTCGACGTACTCCCCGCAGCCGGAAATCCAGGCGTACCTGGCACGGTGCCTCGACCGCTTCGGACTGCGCCCGCACCTGCGCACGGGGATCGAGGTCGAAGAGGCCCGGTGGGACGAGGCCGAGCAGCTCTGGCACATCCATACGAGTGCGGGGCCCTGGACGGCGCAGGTACTCGTCAGCGCGGTGGGCCCCCTGACCGAACCCAAGCTCCCCGAGGTGCCCGGCATCGACCGCTTCCAGGGGAAGATCATGCATTCCGCGCGCTGGGACCACGACCACGACCTCGCCGGTGAGCGTGTGGCGTCGATCGGGACGGGCGCCTCCGCGATCCAGTACGTCCCCGAGATAGCTGACCGGGTCGACACCCTGTACGTGTTCCAGCGCAGCGCCCCGTGGATCACGCCGCACGACGGCCGGGCGATCACCGACGCCGAACGTGAGCGGTTCCGGGCCCGGCCGCGGCGCCAGCGGGCCGAGCGCGCCAAGGTGTACGTCGCCAAGGAGCTCCTGGTGCTGGGCTTCGCCAAGCGGCCGAAGCTCATGGGCATGATCGAACGCCTGGCGCGTCACCACCTGGAGCGTCAGGTGAAGGACCCGTCCCTGCGCCGGGCGCTCACCCCCGATTTCACCCTCGGCTGCAAACGTGTCGTCCCTTCGAACGCCTGGTATCCCGCCCTTCAGAAGCCGAACGTCGAGCTCGTACCGCGGGCACTGCGCGAGATTCGCGAGCACAGTGTGATCGACGCGGACGGTGTCGAGCGGGAGGTCGACACCATCGTCTTCGGAACCGGCTTCCACGTCACCGACATCCCTTTCGCCGACAAGGTACGCGGCCGCGACGGCGAGCTGATGAACGCCGCGTGGGCAGGGTCACCGCGCGCGTACCTCGGTGTGTCCGTTCCCGGCTTCCCCAACTTCTTCATGTTCCTCGGGCCCAACTCCGGTCTGGGGCACAGCTCGATGGTCTACATGATCGAGGCGCAGGCCGAGCACGTGAAGAACGCGGTCCGGGCACTGGACGTCTCCGGTTCGACCTCCATCGAGGTGGACCGGCGGGCACACGACACGTACAACGACGACCTCGACCGAAAGCTGGCGAAGTCGGTGTGGGAACTCGGCGGCTGCCGGACGTTCTACCAGGACGCCAACGGGCGCAACGCCACCATCTATCCCGACTGGACCTTCCGGTTCCGTCGCCAGGCGGTCCGGTGGAAGCCGGAGGCCTACCACCTTGCCGCAGGGCCACGCGCCACGGACCAGCAGGCGGCAGTGACCATGGACGCCTCATGA
- a CDS encoding fumarylacetoacetate hydrolase family protein, with protein MRIANLSGRLALLVDGCAVDVEKASAGRFSADPQAVYEHWEEFRSWAAAADLPGGEPFEPAGLGSPAPAPRQTLAIGLNYRDHASESGFAAPEGLPPVFTKFVTSISGPVTQVKLPTDGNTDWEVELVAVIGRRAEGVSEADAWNHVAGLAVGQDISERVTQLAGPAPQFSVGKSYPGFAPIGPWLVTPDEFDDPDDLELRCAVNGEEVQKGRTRDLIFSVPALIAGLSAVLPLLPGDVIFTGTPAGVGLGRDPQRFLAAGDELVSAVEGIGELRQTFIA; from the coding sequence ATGCGCATCGCCAACCTCTCCGGTCGTCTGGCCCTCCTTGTCGACGGCTGCGCCGTGGACGTCGAAAAGGCCAGTGCCGGCCGCTTCTCCGCCGACCCGCAGGCCGTCTACGAGCACTGGGAGGAGTTCCGTTCCTGGGCCGCCGCCGCGGACCTGCCCGGAGGAGAACCGTTCGAGCCGGCCGGGCTGGGTTCCCCGGCACCGGCGCCGCGGCAGACGCTGGCGATCGGCCTGAACTACCGGGACCACGCTTCCGAGTCCGGATTCGCCGCTCCCGAGGGTCTGCCGCCGGTCTTCACCAAGTTCGTCACCAGCATCAGCGGGCCAGTCACGCAGGTGAAGCTCCCGACGGACGGCAACACCGACTGGGAGGTCGAGCTGGTCGCCGTCATCGGCCGCCGCGCCGAGGGCGTCTCCGAGGCCGACGCCTGGAACCACGTTGCCGGTCTCGCGGTCGGGCAGGACATCTCCGAGCGCGTGACGCAACTGGCGGGGCCGGCGCCCCAGTTCAGCGTCGGCAAGTCCTACCCCGGCTTCGCTCCCATAGGGCCGTGGCTGGTCACGCCGGACGAGTTCGACGACCCCGACGACCTCGAACTGCGTTGCGCGGTCAACGGCGAAGAGGTCCAGAAGGGCCGTACGCGCGACCTCATCTTCTCCGTGCCCGCCCTGATCGCGGGACTGTCCGCAGTCCTGCCACTCCTGCCCGGAGACGTCATCTTCACAGGCACCCCGGCCGGCGTCGGTCTCGGCCGCGACCCACAGCGCTTCCTCGCCGCCGGCGACGAACTCGTCAGCGCCGTCGAGGGCATCGGCGAGCTGCGTCAGACCTTCATCGCCTGA
- a CDS encoding spinster family MFS transporter, with translation MARPLMKPSGRASASRSPAGYVLGLLFVGNLLNFYDRALPSVVLEPIKDEFALDDTQVGILSSAFVLVAALAGIPLGRLADRVPRPAVAGWGLFVWSAFTAAGGLLTSFWGFFASRVGVGIGESSYAPATGSLLSDLYPSERRSRAHSLFMLGFPIGTLLAFLTAGGLTVAFDSWRAPFLIASVPGIVVALLVLRIREPERGAADPARVAGPAPREGRKESLRALMKVRSMYGMLIAFAGYNFAAYAIGTFLTPVLQRSYGLSLVDAGVVGGVVVGVTGLVGLLAGGRVLDRAARRSPEARVRVAAVSLAGAAVFSFVGLAAGREALWQLVVFLSLGYLLGIVYLAAAVPVVADVIRPERRSGALGLLFAVGYLLGGAGGPVFVGVLSDHLAAGSASAVEASAHGLRAAMTITVPLAFAVAAVGMFLASRHVRADRHSIFSKEATA, from the coding sequence GTGGCACGTCCCCTCATGAAGCCCTCGGGCCGCGCGTCCGCATCGCGTTCGCCGGCGGGTTATGTACTCGGGCTGCTGTTCGTCGGCAACCTGCTCAACTTCTACGACCGGGCGCTGCCCTCCGTCGTGCTGGAGCCGATCAAGGACGAGTTCGCCCTCGACGACACACAGGTCGGCATCCTGTCCTCGGCGTTCGTACTCGTCGCCGCACTGGCGGGCATTCCCCTCGGCCGCCTGGCCGATCGGGTCCCGCGCCCGGCGGTCGCGGGCTGGGGGCTCTTCGTGTGGAGCGCCTTCACGGCGGCCGGCGGACTGCTGACCAGCTTCTGGGGGTTCTTCGCCTCGCGCGTCGGTGTGGGCATCGGCGAGTCCAGCTACGCGCCGGCGACAGGATCGCTGCTCTCGGACCTGTATCCGAGCGAACGCCGCTCCAGAGCTCATTCCCTGTTCATGCTCGGCTTCCCGATCGGCACTCTGCTCGCCTTCCTCACCGCCGGTGGACTCACCGTCGCGTTCGACAGCTGGCGGGCGCCGTTCCTCATCGCGTCGGTGCCCGGCATCGTCGTCGCCCTCCTCGTGCTGCGAATCCGCGAGCCCGAGCGCGGCGCCGCCGACCCGGCGCGCGTCGCGGGCCCCGCCCCGCGCGAGGGCCGCAAGGAATCTCTCCGCGCACTGATGAAGGTGCGTTCCATGTACGGCATGCTCATCGCTTTCGCCGGGTACAACTTCGCGGCCTACGCGATCGGGACCTTCCTCACTCCGGTGCTGCAGCGCTCCTACGGCCTCTCCCTCGTCGACGCCGGCGTGGTCGGCGGCGTCGTCGTCGGGGTCACCGGACTCGTCGGCCTGCTCGCGGGGGGACGGGTGCTCGACCGGGCTGCCAGGAGGTCACCCGAGGCCCGCGTCCGGGTGGCGGCCGTCAGCCTCGCCGGTGCCGCGGTGTTCTCGTTCGTCGGCCTCGCCGCAGGCCGGGAAGCGCTGTGGCAGCTGGTGGTCTTCCTGAGCCTGGGCTACCTCCTCGGCATCGTCTACCTGGCGGCGGCCGTCCCGGTGGTGGCCGATGTCATCCGGCCCGAACGGCGGTCGGGCGCACTCGGTCTGCTGTTCGCCGTCGGCTACCTGCTCGGAGGTGCCGGCGGACCCGTCTTCGTCGGAGTCCTCTCCGACCACCTGGCCGCAGGCTCCGCTTCGGCGGTGGAGGCATCCGCACACGGACTGCGCGCGGCGATGACGATCACCGTCCCGCTCGCCTTCGCGGTCGCCGCCGTCGGCATGTTCCTCGCCTCGCGACACGTCCGGGCAGACCGCCACTCGATCTTCTCCAAGGAGGCCACAGCATGA
- a CDS encoding CoA transferase subunit A — translation MDKTSPSAAAAVAFIGDGASLAVGGFGLCGIPSTLIAALYAQGADGLRVVSNNCGTDDHGLGMLLSAGRIARVTGSYVGENKEFARRYLGGELEVELVPQGTLAERLRAGGCGIPAFYTPAGVGTPLADGGIPWRHDPDGSVAVASPAKEIRTFNGRDYVLEEAITCDYALVRAARGDRHGNLVFDKSARNFNPLAAMAGRVTIAEVEELVEPGALGPDEIHLPGVFVQSVVALTVEQAADKQIERRTISAPAARGVVSV, via the coding sequence ATGGACAAGACATCCCCCTCCGCGGCCGCGGCCGTGGCCTTCATCGGCGACGGCGCCTCCCTGGCCGTCGGAGGTTTCGGCCTGTGCGGAATCCCGAGCACCCTTATCGCGGCTCTGTACGCGCAGGGCGCCGACGGGCTGCGGGTGGTCTCCAACAACTGCGGCACCGACGACCATGGCCTCGGCATGCTGCTGAGCGCCGGACGCATCGCCCGGGTCACCGGCTCCTACGTCGGCGAGAACAAGGAGTTCGCCCGCCGGTACCTCGGCGGTGAGCTGGAAGTGGAGCTCGTCCCCCAGGGGACCCTCGCCGAACGCCTGCGTGCCGGCGGTTGCGGCATCCCCGCCTTCTACACCCCCGCGGGCGTGGGCACGCCGCTCGCCGACGGCGGTATCCCCTGGCGCCACGACCCCGACGGCAGTGTCGCCGTCGCCTCACCGGCCAAGGAGATCCGTACCTTCAACGGCCGTGACTACGTCCTGGAGGAAGCCATCACCTGCGACTACGCCCTGGTGCGGGCGGCCCGAGGGGACCGGCACGGCAACCTCGTCTTCGACAAGTCCGCCCGCAACTTCAACCCCCTGGCCGCCATGGCCGGCCGCGTCACGATCGCCGAGGTCGAGGAACTCGTCGAACCGGGCGCCCTCGGCCCGGACGAGATCCACCTCCCCGGCGTGTTCGTCCAGAGCGTGGTCGCCCTCACCGTCGAGCAGGCGGCAGACAAGCAGATCGAACGACGTACGATCTCCGCGCCCGCAGCACGAGGGGTGGTGTCCGTCTGA
- a CDS encoding glycoside hydrolase family 27 protein: MLHEQHSLRQRIAASAASLTLAAGGLTGAAVVTAGVTAGTQIAAVASAPEAAALENGLARTPPMGFNNWNTTGCGAQFNEAMIKGIADIFVEKGLKDAGYAYVNLDDCWALPSRNAAGNLVPDPVRFPNGIKAVADYVHSKGLKFGLYSSAGTKTCADEGFPGGLGHEKQDAQQWASWGVDYLKYDNCNNTGADARTRYKTMGDALAATGRPILYSICEWGSNSPWNWAPAIGNAWRTTGDINDTWSKMLENTHENQPRAQYAEPGAWNDPDMLEVGNGGMTDTEYRTHFSLWAQMAAPLLIGSDIRTASEATLSILENRDVIAVDQDPLGKQGTVVSSSGGRVVMTKQLANGDRSVTLTNESSSTATVSTTAAAVGLPGVASYKLSNLWSKAVSSTSGTISASVPAHGTVMYRVSVGTGSSIGTTHPLISASSQRCLDAEGAATEPGTKIEIWDCNGRPNQAVTLTAAGELRLYNGTQCVDVHEKGTTRGTAVQLWTCNGGANQQWKLSPDGTITGVQSGLCLDVTGGDKPAGNVNGTALELWTCNGGANQQWILG, encoded by the coding sequence ATGTTGCACGAACAGCACAGTTTAAGACAACGCATAGCGGCTTCGGCCGCTTCACTGACGTTGGCTGCCGGCGGTCTGACCGGCGCGGCCGTCGTGACAGCAGGAGTCACGGCCGGTACGCAGATCGCCGCCGTAGCCTCCGCACCGGAGGCCGCGGCGCTGGAGAACGGCCTGGCCCGGACGCCTCCGATGGGCTTCAACAACTGGAACACCACAGGCTGCGGAGCGCAGTTCAACGAGGCGATGATCAAGGGCATCGCCGACATCTTCGTCGAGAAGGGGCTCAAGGACGCCGGCTACGCATACGTCAATCTCGACGACTGCTGGGCGTTGCCCTCGCGGAACGCCGCAGGCAACCTGGTCCCCGACCCGGTGCGCTTCCCGAACGGCATCAAGGCCGTCGCGGACTACGTGCACTCCAAGGGGCTGAAGTTCGGCCTGTACTCCAGTGCGGGCACCAAGACCTGTGCGGACGAGGGATTTCCGGGCGGCCTCGGGCACGAGAAGCAGGACGCCCAGCAGTGGGCCTCCTGGGGTGTCGACTACCTGAAGTACGACAACTGCAACAACACCGGCGCCGACGCGCGGACCCGGTACAAGACGATGGGCGACGCACTCGCCGCCACGGGCCGCCCGATCCTCTACAGCATCTGCGAGTGGGGCTCCAACTCACCCTGGAACTGGGCGCCGGCCATCGGAAACGCCTGGCGCACCACCGGTGACATCAACGACACCTGGTCGAAGATGCTCGAGAACACCCATGAGAACCAGCCCCGGGCGCAGTACGCCGAACCCGGTGCATGGAACGACCCGGACATGCTGGAAGTCGGCAACGGTGGCATGACCGACACCGAGTACCGCACCCACTTCAGCCTGTGGGCGCAGATGGCCGCACCTCTGCTCATCGGCAGCGACATCCGCACCGCGAGCGAGGCGACGCTGAGCATCCTGGAGAACCGCGACGTCATCGCCGTCGATCAGGACCCCCTGGGCAAGCAGGGCACCGTCGTCTCCTCCTCCGGCGGACGCGTCGTGATGACCAAGCAGCTGGCCAACGGCGACCGCTCGGTCACCCTCACCAACGAGAGCAGCTCCACCGCCACCGTCAGCACCACGGCCGCCGCGGTCGGGCTGCCTGGCGTGGCTTCGTACAAGCTCTCCAACCTGTGGTCGAAGGCGGTGTCGTCGACGAGCGGCACGATCAGTGCGTCGGTGCCCGCCCACGGCACGGTGATGTACCGGGTCTCGGTCGGCACCGGCAGCAGTATCGGTACGACCCACCCGCTGATCAGCGCCTCCTCCCAGCGCTGCCTCGACGCGGAGGGCGCCGCGACGGAGCCCGGGACCAAGATCGAGATCTGGGACTGCAACGGCCGCCCCAACCAGGCCGTGACGCTCACCGCCGCCGGTGAGCTGCGCCTCTACAACGGCACGCAGTGCGTCGACGTCCACGAGAAGGGGACTACCCGGGGCACCGCGGTCCAGCTGTGGACGTGCAACGGCGGGGCCAACCAGCAGTGGAAGCTCAGCCCCGACGGGACCATCACCGGTGTCCAGTCGGGACTGTGCCTCGACGTCACAGGCGGCGACAAGCCGGCAGGCAACGTCAACGGCACCGCGCTGGAGCTGTGGACCTGTAACGGGGGCGCCAACCAGCAATGGATCCTGGGCTGA
- a CDS encoding FadR/GntR family transcriptional regulator produces MSTTPDRAPRHNPPEAAPSGGRSLGVSPRQTSSGRAEKAAEKVAGLIESVPPGSRLGTKEHLRTLCGVSVGTFNEALRLLQARGLVTVKPGPGGGLFSAEQSPMVRLGNSVLALDAQANDVADAVRIRDALDPLLIEDALWHASPADVAALRRHITAMEHAVGAADPVAFVHANWRLHAAIAAISPNPLLSSLYTHLLDLIESHTLTVLPTSDQPLGEYIAHRHELHRDLVDALDRRDRDEALRLIHEHNTSLRTGGDPATQH; encoded by the coding sequence GTGAGCACCACCCCCGACCGAGCCCCACGGCACAACCCGCCGGAAGCCGCCCCCTCCGGCGGCCGAAGCCTCGGCGTCTCACCGCGGCAGACGTCCTCCGGACGTGCCGAGAAGGCCGCCGAGAAGGTCGCGGGACTGATCGAGAGCGTGCCGCCCGGCTCTCGCCTGGGCACCAAGGAGCACCTTCGCACCCTGTGCGGAGTGTCCGTGGGCACGTTCAACGAGGCGCTGCGCCTGCTGCAGGCTCGCGGCCTGGTCACCGTGAAGCCCGGTCCGGGTGGCGGGCTGTTCAGCGCCGAGCAGTCCCCGATGGTCCGCCTCGGCAACTCCGTCCTGGCGCTGGACGCCCAGGCGAACGACGTCGCCGACGCCGTACGCATCCGCGACGCCCTGGACCCACTGCTGATCGAGGACGCCCTCTGGCACGCCTCCCCCGCCGACGTCGCGGCACTGCGTCGTCACATCACCGCCATGGAGCACGCCGTGGGCGCCGCGGATCCCGTCGCCTTCGTCCACGCCAACTGGCGCCTGCACGCCGCCATCGCCGCGATCAGCCCGAATCCGCTGCTCAGCTCGCTGTACACTCATCTGCTCGACCTGATCGAGAGCCACACGCTGACGGTGCTCCCCACCAGCGACCAACCCTTGGGCGAGTACATCGCGCACCGGCACGAACTGCACCGCGACCTGGTCGACGCCCTCGACCGACGGGACCGTGACGAGGCACTGCGGCTGATCCACGAGCACAACACCAGCCTTCGGACAGGGGGAGACCCTGCTACACAGCACTGA
- a CDS encoding zinc-binding dehydrogenase, protein MRAASLTQGRLEVVDLPVPRPGAGQLLLEVKRCGICGSDLHCRLHADQLADVLDLCGYPRYVRSDQTVVLGHEIFGEVVDHGPWSVGAIKAGTPVVSIPLVRRGRQVDGVGLSTFAPGGYAEHVVVQEALTLPVPNGLPADLAVLTEPMAVAWHAVNRGEVTRKDVAIVLGCGPVGLAVISVLKARGVGTVIAGDYSAGRRSLAGKCGADVVVDPAVESPWESASAGHGFMTTMPDEYNAGIDAVEGLARLPVPWWTAWRALEAVGRTRPHRPVVFECVGVPGVVDGILAGAPLHSRVVVVGVCMGPDTFRPSLAVNKELDLRFVVGYTPLEFRDALHALADGTLDASHLVTGRVGLGGVAAAFTTLAEPEVHAKILIDPSLDADRILPQ, encoded by the coding sequence ATGAGGGCCGCGAGTCTCACCCAGGGACGGCTGGAAGTCGTCGATCTGCCGGTGCCGCGCCCCGGGGCCGGCCAGCTGCTGCTCGAGGTCAAGCGGTGCGGGATCTGCGGTTCGGATCTCCATTGCCGTCTGCACGCCGACCAGTTGGCCGACGTGCTCGACCTGTGCGGATACCCCCGCTACGTCCGCTCCGACCAGACCGTGGTGCTCGGCCACGAGATCTTCGGCGAGGTCGTCGACCACGGACCGTGGAGCGTGGGCGCCATCAAGGCCGGCACACCGGTCGTCAGCATCCCGCTGGTGAGACGGGGACGGCAGGTCGACGGAGTCGGACTGTCCACGTTCGCCCCGGGTGGGTACGCCGAGCACGTCGTCGTGCAGGAGGCGTTGACCCTTCCCGTTCCGAATGGGCTTCCCGCCGACCTCGCCGTGCTCACCGAGCCCATGGCGGTGGCGTGGCACGCGGTGAACCGTGGCGAGGTGACCCGCAAGGACGTCGCGATCGTCCTCGGCTGCGGTCCGGTGGGCCTCGCGGTCATCTCCGTCCTCAAAGCCAGGGGCGTCGGCACCGTCATCGCCGGCGACTACTCCGCGGGCCGCCGGTCGCTCGCCGGGAAGTGCGGTGCCGACGTCGTGGTCGACCCCGCGGTCGAGTCGCCCTGGGAGAGTGCCTCGGCCGGGCACGGCTTCATGACCACCATGCCCGACGAGTACAACGCGGGAATCGACGCGGTCGAAGGCCTGGCCCGACTGCCCGTGCCCTGGTGGACGGCGTGGCGCGCACTGGAAGCGGTCGGCCGGACCCGCCCGCACCGCCCGGTCGTGTTCGAGTGCGTCGGGGTACCCGGTGTGGTCGACGGCATCCTGGCCGGCGCGCCGCTGCACTCGCGCGTCGTCGTCGTCGGGGTCTGCATGGGGCCCGACACGTTCAGGCCCTCCCTGGCCGTGAACAAGGAACTCGACCTGCGGTTCGTCGTCGGGTACACGCCACTGGAGTTCCGGGACGCCCTGCACGCCCTCGCCGACGGCACTCTGGACGCCTCCCACCTCGTCACCGGCCGTGTGGGACTGGGCGGCGTCGCGGCGGCGTTCACGACCCTCGCCGAGCCAGAGGTTCACGCCAAGATCCTCATCGACCCCTCACTCGACGCCGACCGGATTCTTCCGCAGTGA
- a CDS encoding VOC family protein — MALHRLTSITVGVPNVAETAAYYTDFGLTPDGEGWFTTRDAGRQLRIVQAPARRLVEVRVGVDTPDDLAAAASRLQRLGIESTVDAGTLTAYDGATAVRAVLEVAPRLVQNPVAAPVHNGPGRIERTGSRAPGILRTARVQPRKLGHAVVGTTDFDATTAFFRDGLGFKASDYIKDHGAFLRCSTDHHNILVLAAPVAFLHHSSWQVDDIDEVGRGATAMLEDHPERHIWGLGRHHAGSNFFWYLKDPAGNFSEYYSDMDCIVDDQLWTPEVLEGAKGLFNWGPPPPPSFLAPEDLAALMTGTHSESR; from the coding sequence ATGGCACTGCACCGTCTGACCTCCATCACCGTGGGGGTCCCCAATGTCGCCGAGACCGCCGCCTACTACACCGACTTCGGTCTCACCCCGGACGGGGAGGGCTGGTTCACAACCCGGGACGCCGGACGCCAACTCCGTATCGTCCAGGCACCGGCCCGCCGCCTGGTGGAGGTCCGTGTCGGCGTCGACACGCCGGACGACCTCGCGGCGGCCGCCTCCCGCCTGCAGCGGCTAGGAATCGAGAGTACGGTCGACGCCGGGACGCTGACCGCGTACGACGGGGCCACCGCCGTACGCGCCGTCCTGGAAGTCGCCCCCCGCCTGGTCCAGAACCCGGTGGCGGCCCCCGTCCACAACGGCCCCGGCCGGATCGAGCGCACCGGATCCCGTGCGCCCGGCATCCTGCGCACCGCGCGGGTGCAGCCACGCAAGCTGGGCCACGCCGTCGTCGGCACCACCGACTTCGACGCCACGACCGCGTTCTTCCGGGACGGCCTCGGCTTCAAGGCCTCCGACTACATCAAGGACCACGGGGCGTTCCTGCGCTGCTCGACCGATCACCACAACATCCTGGTTCTGGCGGCGCCGGTGGCCTTCCTGCACCACTCCTCGTGGCAGGTCGACGACATCGACGAGGTCGGCCGTGGCGCCACCGCGATGCTGGAGGACCACCCCGAGCGGCACATCTGGGGTCTGGGACGCCACCACGCGGGATCCAACTTCTTCTGGTACCTCAAGGACCCGGCCGGCAACTTCAGTGAGTACTACTCCGACATGGACTGCATCGTCGACGACCAGCTGTGGACGCCGGAGGTCCTGGAGGGCGCCAAGGGCCTCTTCAACTGGGGGCCGCCGCCCCCGCCCTCCTTCCTCGCCCCCGAGGATCTCGCCGCCCTGATGACCGGCACCCACAGTGAGTCGAGGTAG
- the mhpA gene encoding bifunctional 3-(3-hydroxy-phenyl)propionate/3-hydroxycinnamic acid hydroxylase MhpA, translated as MSSNSSKAHDRTPKVHDVAIVGFGPVGQMLALLLGRAGHDVIALERWPDPYPLPRAAHFDHEIGRIFQAGGVGEAVRAVTDPVPDHYEWRNAAGEPLVRMDGSGTGPSGWPTANFFSQPQLEAVLAEAAEGQATVTVRRGCEVTGLRPGPESVRLTTGDADDGEIHARYVIGADGANSFVRTTMTTSVTDLGFFYDWLVVDTLPHDHTEWSPKNWQLCDPERPTTIVSGGPGRRRWEFMRLPHENVEELTTPEAAWRLLEPWGRTPQNTTIERHAVYTFQARWVDRWREGRLILAGDAAHQMPPFAGQGMCSGLRDAINLAWKLDLVLDGRADPALLDTYTSERSEHVQHAIGMSMALGQVICVLDPDAAASRDARMIAAGADPRHALPPTPPPVLGDGVLKRAPDGTRAPDVGHLTPQYEVTRQGRTALLDDLTGGGFTILADGTGPLDLLDATDHDFLAGIGAHLVPLYEDSAPPEGYLDAPDGYLPHMRGHGHVAALVRPDFYLFGAATEASGLRELVGQLREQLRDPVATDGRASVPEPLTAAGER; from the coding sequence GTGAGCAGCAATTCTTCGAAGGCGCACGACAGGACTCCGAAGGTGCACGATGTCGCGATCGTCGGCTTCGGGCCCGTAGGCCAGATGCTGGCCCTGTTGCTGGGCCGGGCCGGGCACGACGTCATCGCCCTGGAGCGCTGGCCCGACCCCTACCCCCTGCCACGCGCCGCGCACTTCGACCACGAGATCGGCCGCATCTTCCAGGCCGGGGGAGTCGGAGAGGCGGTGCGCGCGGTCACCGACCCGGTGCCCGACCACTACGAGTGGCGCAACGCGGCCGGTGAGCCCCTGGTACGCATGGACGGGTCCGGCACCGGCCCCTCCGGCTGGCCCACCGCCAACTTCTTCAGCCAGCCCCAGCTCGAGGCCGTCCTCGCCGAAGCCGCGGAAGGCCAGGCCACGGTCACCGTACGCCGTGGCTGCGAAGTCACCGGCCTCCGACCCGGCCCCGAATCCGTCCGGTTGACCACCGGCGACGCCGACGACGGTGAGATCCACGCCCGTTACGTCATCGGCGCCGACGGGGCCAACAGCTTCGTCCGCACCACCATGACCACCTCCGTCACCGACCTCGGCTTCTTCTACGACTGGCTGGTCGTCGACACGCTCCCGCACGACCACACCGAGTGGTCGCCGAAGAACTGGCAGCTGTGCGACCCCGAGCGGCCCACCACGATCGTCTCCGGCGGTCCGGGCCGGCGCCGTTGGGAGTTCATGCGGCTGCCGCACGAGAACGTCGAGGAACTCACGACGCCGGAGGCGGCCTGGCGCCTGCTGGAGCCCTGGGGACGTACCCCGCAGAACACCACCATCGAACGGCACGCGGTCTACACCTTCCAGGCCCGCTGGGTCGACCGCTGGCGCGAGGGGCGGCTCATCCTGGCCGGTGACGCCGCCCACCAGATGCCGCCCTTCGCCGGGCAGGGCATGTGCTCCGGACTGCGCGACGCCATCAACCTGGCCTGGAAACTCGACCTCGTCCTCGACGGCCGTGCCGATCCCGCACTGCTGGACACCTACACCTCCGAGCGCAGCGAGCACGTCCAGCACGCCATCGGCATGTCCATGGCCCTCGGTCAGGTCATCTGCGTACTCGATCCCGATGCCGCCGCCTCCCGGGACGCCCGCATGATCGCCGCGGGCGCCGACCCGCGCCACGCCCTGCCACCCACCCCGCCCCCCGTTCTGGGCGACGGCGTCCTCAAGCGTGCTCCTGACGGCACTCGTGCCCCGGACGTCGGTCACCTCACCCCGCAGTACGAGGTCACCCGTCAGGGCCGCACCGCACTGCTGGACGACCTCACCGGCGGCGGGTTCACGATCCTGGCCGACGGGACCGGGCCGCTCGACCTCCTGGACGCGACCGACCACGATTTCCTCGCAGGCATCGGCGCGCACCTCGTGCCGCTGTACGAGGACAGCGCCCCGCCCGAGGGCTACCTCGACGCCCCCGACGGCTACCTGCCCCACATGCGTGGGCACGGACACGTCGCCGCCCTGGTCCGGCCCGACTTCTACCTGTTCGGCGCCGCCACCGAGGCGTCGGGACTACGCGAGCTGGTCGGCCAGCTGCGCGAGCAGCTGCGTGACCCCGTCGCGACCGACGGGCGGGCCTCGGTACCCGAACCGCTCACAGCCGCCGGCGAGCGATAG